The sequence GGTGAAAACGTCTCTGTTTTTTTGTGCCTTTACAATTCCTTTCATCACTTAATCGTTATTCATCAAGTCACCTCTTTTTGATAACAATACACCCATGTATAACATTCTTTAACTTCCGTTTCAACGCGTTAACTAACATTGGCTTTATCTTTGTGGCGTACAATCTGAAATAGTTTAAGTGTTTTTTCATAGAGAATAGATTTGGTTAGGTTAGGAAACAGGGACGATGTTGATCTCCCTGTTTTTTTATGCTTCCATTTTTGAAAAGAGACTGAAGCAAGTTTTTTTCAATTCTTTCGTGTTTTTTCAGAAGATTATAACGAATAACATTCTTTAACTTCCGTTTCAACGCGTTAACTAAAATCCACTTTATCTTTGCAGTATAGAATTTGAATAGTTTAAGTGTTTTTTTCATAGAGAATAGATTTGGTTAGGTTAGGAAACAGAGATAATGTTGATTGTCTCTGTTTTTTTGTGCCCATATTCTGCCACTTTTTCATATAATTTTATACTTTCCTGAAAATGTTTCTGAATGTTTTTGTGTCGTTGTGACATTCTGTCTGTCAATTGGTTATGGCTCGAATGTTGATTGCGTAATTGTCGAATTTTAATACGTAAAGCCATGAATTTTAATAATTTCACCATAAAATCGCAGGAAGCCATTCAACAGGCTTTTCAAATTGCCCAGGGAAATAACCAGCAGGCAATCGAAACTGGTCATATTCTTCGCGGAGTACTTCATTCGGCCGAGAATGTTACCGAGTTTTTACTTAAAAAACTGGATGTTAATGTGCCAATTTTTAAGCAGGCACTCGATCAGATTATTCAATCGTATCCAAAAGTCTCAGGAGCAGAACAGTATCTTTCTTCCGGTGCAAATCAGGCGTTGCAAAAAGCACTGGCGATGGCACAGGAAATGGGCGACCAGTATGTTTCGGTTGAGCACATCTTAATGGCATTGCTCGAAGTAAAAGACAATACCAGCCGGTTGATGAAAGACAATGATATCTCGAAAAAGGAGCTAAAACTGGCCGTTGAAGAGTTACGAAAAGGATCGAAGGTTGACAGCCAAACGGCAGAAGATAAATTCAATTCCTTAAATCGTTTTGCCATTAACCTGAACGAACGCGCCCGCTCGGGAAAACTCGATCCGGTTATTGGCCGTGATGATGAGATTCGCAGGATTTTGCAGATTCTCTCGCGTCGTACAAAAAACAATCCTATTTTGTTGGGTGAGCCGGGAACCGGAAAAACAGCAATTGCCGAAGGATTGGCGCACCGTATTGTTCGTGGTGACGTACCGGAGAACCTGAAATCGAAACAGGTATTTTCCTTGGATATGGGAGCATTGGTTGCCGGGGCAAAATACAAAGGCGAGTTCGAGGAGCGTTTAAAAGCAGTGGTAAACGAAGTTGTTCAATCAAACGATGAAGTAATTCTGTTTATCGACGAGATTCACACCCTGGTAGGTGCCGGAAAAGGCGAAGGAGCCATGGATGCCGCCAACATTTTAAAACCTGCACTGGCCCGTGGTGAGTTGCGTGCTGTTGGAGCAACAACACTGGCCGAGTATCAAAAATATTTCGAAAAAGATAAAGCGTTGGAGCGTCGTTTCCAGATTGTGCATGTTGATGAGCCGGACACTTTAAGTGCCATTTCTATATTGCGTGGGATTAAGGAAAAATACGAGAATCACCATAAAGTACAGATAAAAGACGATGCTATTATTGCCTCGGTTGAATTGTCGCAGCGTTATATTTCCGATCGTTTTTTACCCGATAAGGCCATCGACTTAATGGATGAAGCGGCTGCAAAACTGCGTCTGGAAATTGATTCGGTTCCCGAGGAGCTGGACGAAATTCAGCGCCGTGTAAAACAGCTGGAGATTGAGCGCGAGGCAATAAAACGCGAGAATGATACCAGAAAACTGAATTCGCTCAACGAAGAAATCTCGAACCTGAAAGAGGAGCAATCGCAGCTTCGTGCCAAGTGGCAGTCGGAGAAATCGGTAATCGAAGCCATTCAGAAAAAGAAAGAAGAGATTGAAACTTACAAGTTTGAAGCCGAGCAGGCCGAGCGTCAGGGAGATTACGGTCGAGTGGCCGAATTGCGCTACGGTAAAGTAAAAGAGGTGGAGGCTGAGATCGAAAAACTGCAGGCCGAACTGGAAGAAATGAAAAAAGGTGAAAACCTGATTAAAGAAGAGGTGGACACGGAAGATATTGCCGAGGTTGTGGCACGCTGGACTGGTATTCCCGTGTCGAAAATGTTGCAAAGTGAACGAGAAAAATTACTGCATATGGAAGATGAATTGCATAACCGGGTGATTGGTCAGGACGAAGCAATTGTAGCTATTTCGGATGCAGTGCGCCGCAGCCGTGCCGGTTTGCAGGACGAAAAACGCCCAATTGGTTCTTTCATCTTTTTAGGGACAACCGGAGTGGGTAAAACCGAGCTGGCAAAAGCATTGGCAGAATACCTTTTCAACGACGAGAATATGATCACACGTATCGATATGTCGGAGTACCAGGAGAAATTCTCGGTAACCCGTTTAATCGGTTCGCCTCCGGGATATGTTGGCTACGACGAAGGTGGTCAGTTAACAGAGGCAGTGCGCCACAAACCTTATTCAGTAGTACTTTTCGACGAGATTGAGAAAGCACACCCCGATGTATTTAATGTATTGCTTCAGGTTTTAGATGATGGCCGTTTAACCGATAACAAAGGTCGAACAGTAAACTTTAAGAATACCATTATTATAATGACATCGAACCTGGGATCGCAAATTATTCAGCAGAATTACGAAACTATGAATGATGCCAACGAATTCCAGGTGCTGGAACAAACACGAAACCAGTTGCTGGAAATGTTGCGGAAAACAATCCGACCGGAGTTTCTGAACCGTATTGATGAAACCATTGTATTCACGCCGCTGTCGAGAGAAGCGATTAAAGAAATTGTTCGCTTGCAGTTTGAGCAAATTGTAAAACGTTTGTCGACAAGTGAGCTGAAAATTGAGTTAAGCGAAAAAGCAAACGAGTGGCTGTCGGGCATTGGCTACGATCCGCATTTTGGAGCACGTCCGGTAAAACGTGTGCTTCAGAAATACGTTTTGAATGAGTTATCGAAACGAATACTTTCCGGTAAAGTGGATAAATCGAAACCGATTGTAATTGATTTTGAAAATGATTCGTTGGTTTTCAGTAACTAAAATCCCGTATAATATTTTCAAGACGGCTCCTCAAAAGGGAGCCGTTTTCTTTTTAAAGTAATTCTTTCAATTCAGGAATAGCAGCCTGTAACTGATCGATTGCATCTGCAACCATTTTGGGAACATCGCCCAGATTACCGGCTTCGCATTCCAGTTGAATATTTTTAAGTAGCGTTCCCGTATCATCCATTCCAAATGTCATTGCCGACGATTTTGCTGTGTGTGCCTCGCGTGCCAGTTTTTCCCAGTTTTTTTGTTTCAGGTATGAACTCATGTTCGTCACAAATTCATTAATCTGTTCCAGAAAAATTTCTGCCATTTCTTTAATAAAAGCGTTGTCTCCACCTGCAAGTGCTTCAAGCTGAGAAGTATTAATGTGTTGAAATGTGTTGTCCATTTTATTTTTATGATTCCGATCAGCAATTTAGTAAAATAATTGGGAAAGCTTTTTGTGCTGTTGCTGATAAAATTCATATTTGTGAAGTTTTTGAATACATAGTTTTGCTCGACGATATTTTACTTCGATGGATAAACGGTATCTGAAACGTGTGAATTCCGTTAATAACTGAAAAATTAAAAATGAAAACAACTGCATTTAATTCAATACACAAAAAGTTGGGCGCCAAAATGGTGGAGTTTGCCGGGTACGAAATGCCAATTGAATATAGTGGTATTAAAGATGAACACATGACCGTTCGCGAAAGCGTTGGTGTTTTCGATGTGTCACATATGGGCGAATTTTGGGTGAAAGGCCCAAAAGCATTGGATTTAGTTGCTAAAATAACTTCAAACGATCCACGAATTCTTACACAAGGACAAGCTCAGTACAGTTGTTTTCCAAACGGTAAAGGCGGAATTGTTGACGACCTGTTGGTTTATTTTTACGAGCCGGAAAAATATATGCTGGTAGTAAATGCTGCTAATATTGAAAAAGACTGGAATTGGGTGGTGCAGCAGAATGAAGAAATTGGAGCCGAGTTGGAGAATGCTTCAGACGATATTAGCCAGTTAGCTATTCAGGGGCCAAAAGCTTCCGAGGTACTTCAAAAATTAACCGATGTAAATCTTTCAGAAATAAAATTTTACACTTTTGTTACCGATAAATTTGCCGGAGTTGATGAGGTAATTATTTCGGCAACAGGTTACACCGGAGCAGGTGGTTTCGAATTGTATTTCAGAAACGATGTAGCCGAACAAATTTGGGAGGCCATTTTTGAAGCCGGTACAGAAGCGGGTATAAAACCAGTTGGTTTGGCTGCCCGCGACACACTTCGTTTAGAAATGGGATATTGCCTTTACGGAAACGATATCGACGACACAACATCGCCACTGGAAGCCGGATTGGGATGGATTACCAAATTTAATAATGGACGTAAGTTTATCGACCGCGAATTTTTAACCATGCAAAAAACCGAGGGGGTTACCCGCAGGTTGCGTGGTTTTATACTTACAGCAAGAGGTATTCCACGCCATGGATACGAACTGGTAAATTCAGACGGCGAAACCATTGGCGAAGTTACCTCGGGAACCATGTCGCCGGTTTTAAATAAAGGAATTGGAATGGGTTATGTTGCAAAAGAATACTCGGCCTTTGGAACTGAAATTTTTGTAAAGATCCGTAATAAAGTAATTCCGGCAGAAATCGTAAGGCTGCCTTTTATCTAAACAATAAAACAAATTAAACTAAACTTGGCCGTCTGTTTTTGCAGGCGGCTTTTTTGTTGATAGATGTTTTCATAAAAGCAAAAATGTTCACGCAAAGATCGTTAAGTTTTCGCAAAGCAAGCAAAACAGATTCTTTTAGTTTTGCGTGCTTTGCGCTTCTTCTTTTCTTTGCATGAAACGATTTTAGTAGCCTTTCATTCCTGTTGGTGATTATAGTATATTATTAGTATTTTTTGTTTAAATGGGTAAACATTTCTGTTAAACCATCAATCAACATTCGTTAATCGAAATTCGTCATTCAATATTCATTATTCGCGTTCTATTTAAATTCTTTTTAAATATTAGTTCGAAAAAATGTTTTATACTGCAAAACATGGCATTGTTAGGCGGAATAAGATACTTTTGTATGAAATAACAGATTGATACCGACAATGTTAACTTCAGAGAGACAGAAGGAATGATATTCATCAGCTGTTTTTGTGTTGTTAATCAGTGTTTTAAAACTCATAAAAATAAATATAAACTTGATTTTTCTCATCGGCTAAACAATCACTATTTAAGACCTTTATAGTGGTGTTTAAAAGGTAAAAAATTTAATTACTCACCTTAATTGTTGTATTATATGAAGAAGCACAATTTTTACGCAGGACCTTCAATTCTGCCCGAATTTACAAAGGAAAAAACTGCTGAAGCTGCCATGAATTTTGCGGGAACCGGACTTTCTGTAATGGAAGTTTCGCACCGTAGTAAAGAGTTTGTTGCTGTTATGGACGAGGCGGTTGCTTTGGTAAAAGAATTACTTAAAGTGCCGGAAGGATATTCGGTTCTTTTCTTGCAAGGTGGTGCCAGCACTCAGTTTTTAATGGCTCCATATAACTTAATGGATAAAAAAGCAGCATATTTAAATACAGGTGCATGGTCGAAAAAAGCCATCAAAGAAGCTAAATTCTTTGGCGAAGTTGTTGAAGTTGCTTCATCGGCCGACACCATTTATAACTACATCCCGAAAGGATACGAAGTACCATCGGATGTTAGCTATTTCCATTATACATCAAATAATACTATTTACGGAACACAAATTCGTACACCGGATGTTGACGTTCCTTTGGTAGCAGATATGTCATCTGACATTTTCAGTCGCCCGATCGATGTGTCGAAGTACGACTTGATTTATGCCGGTGCGCAGAAAAACCTTGGACCATCAGGAGCTACTTTGGTAATTGTAAAAGATGCAGCACTTGGAAAAGTAGAGCGTCCAATTCCGACCATGTTGGATTACACCACGCATATTAACGCCGGATCGATGTTTAACACACCATCAACACTTCCTGTTTTCGCCTGTTTACAAACCTTAATCTGGTTGAAAGAAAACGGTGGTGTAGAAGCAATGGAACAAAAGAACATTGAAAAAGCAAAAGTTCTTTACGATGAAATCGATCGTAATAAATTATTCCAGTGTACCGTAACTGCCGAAGAAGATCGTTCGTTAATGAACGTAACTTTTGTGATGACTCCGGAGTATGCTGAATTGGAGAAAGAGTTTCTGGAATTCGCAACTGCAAAAGGAATGTTGGGAATAAAAGGACACCGCTCGGTTGGTGGTTTCAGGGCTTCAATTTACAATGCAATGCCTGTTGAAAGTATTCAGGCTTTGGTGGATGCCATGCAGGAGTTTGAAAAAATGAAGTAAACAAACAATAATCAAATGAAATGCAGGGCGAGAGTCCTGCATTTTTTTCACCTGCAGTTTTCAAGTTGCCGTGGGTGAACCTAAATTTTATGAGTGATGAGAAAAATCTTAATAGCTACAGAAAAACCGTTTGCCCCGGTTGCTGTAAAAAAAATCAGGAAAATTTTTGAAAAAGCCGGTTACGAGCTTTTGTTGCTCGAAAAGTATGCCGACAAACAAGAACTGTTGGAAGCCATTGCCGATGTTGACGCGGCAATAATTCGTAGCGATAAGTTTAATGAGGAAGTATTAAATGCCGGTAAGAAACTAAAAATCGTGGTGCGGGCAGGTGCCGGATACGACAATGTTGATCTTGATGCTGCTACAGCAAACAACATTGTGGTAATGAACACACCCGGACAAAACTCAAATGCCGTTGCTGAGTTGGCCATTGGTTTGGCAATAATGGGATTACGCGAAATGTATTCCGGAAAACCAGGTGGCGAAATGCGTGGCCGTACACTTGGATTACACGGTTTTGGTTACGTTGCCCGAAATGTTTTCCGTATTGCACGGGCTATGGGAATGAAAGTTATCGTATACACGCGCTACAGCAAAGGTGCTGCCGCTGCAATAGGTTTAAAGGTTACCAAATCGTTAGAGGAACTTTACGAAAAAAGCGATATCGTATCTATTCATGTTCCCGCTCGTGGAGAACACATCAAATCGGTTAGTGCCGAAGTACTTTCGCATTTGCAGGATGGTAGTATTTTAGTGAACACTGCCCGTAAAGAAGTGATTAACGAGCCCGACCTGGTAAAATGTATGGAAGAAAAACCGGGCATAAAATACATGTCGGATCTTACGCCTGACTGTGAAGCTGAGTTTGAGGAGAAGTTCCCCGGAAGATTTTTCTTCACACCTAAAAAAGCCGGGGCACAAACTGCCGAAGCCAATTTAAATGCCGGTTTGGCGGCAGCCCGGCAAATTGTCGATTTCTTTGAAAACGGAGATACAACGCACCAGGTGAATAAGGAAAAATAGTTAGTGAGTAATTTGGTGAATGAGTGATTGAGGAGAAAAAGTTGGTTGGTAAAAGTGCTTCGTATTTTGTAACTTTTACGATCATTCTAAAATTCAATCATTATGAAAAATTATCCTCATTCCAATTTCTTCGATTTCGAATCGTTGGAGTTGTACAAAAAATCACTCGATTTCACTGATTTTGTTTACGATTTAATAATCCGGTTTCCTAAAGAAGAACGGTTTGAATTGGGAAGTCAATTGAACCGGGCAGCTACATCTGTTTCTCTGAATATTGCAGAAGGATATGGAGAAAGTATTCCATTGTCTTTAAGATATTTGCGCATAGTACGTGGCTCAATTCGCGAATGTTTAGCTTGTTCAACAATTGCCTTTAGACGAAATTACATTGATGAGCAAAACTATATGGAGTCAAGAACTTATCTTACGGAATTATCAAAATTAGCAGCCGGATACAAGAAATTTTTAAATAGGAAACTGAATAAATAACTACTTTTGTCTCAAAATCTGTGTTAGGGTAACCAAGTGCAGCTTACGCATTTACTCAATTACTCAGTAACACATTAACTGAAGAAATTAACATGGCGATAATCAAACCATTCAAAGGACTTCGTCCGCAAAAAGAAATTGTTGAAGAACTGGCTTGTCTTCCTTATGATGTAATGAATTCGGAAGAAGCAGCTGTTATGGCTGAAGGAAAAGAGAAATCGTTGCTTCGTATTACAAAAGCCGAAATTGAATGCCCGGGAGTGGAAGATATTCACTCGGAAACGGTGTACAACAAAGCCGTTGAAAACTTTAAAGCTTTTCAGGATAAAGGTTGGCTGCAAAGCGATGCTGATGCCAAATATTATATCTACGCACAAACTATGAACGGCCTTACCCAGTACGGAATTGTTGGTGCCGCTGCTTGTGCCGATTACGAAAACGGCATTATTAAAAAGCACGAACTTACCCGTCCGGAAAAAGAGGAAGACCGTATGGTTTTAACGCGTTATCTGAATGCCAACATCGAGCCGGTATTTTTTGCATACAAGGCAGTTGATGAAATCGATGCCATTGTTGAGAGCATTGTAAAAAGTAAAGCTGCCGATTACGATTTTACTGCTGAAGACGGATTTGGTCACCATTTCTGGACCATCGACGATGCAGAAACAAATGCCAAACTGGAGCAGCTTTTTGAAGAAAAAGTACCTTTTACATACGTGGCCGACGGTCATCACCGAACTGCAGCCGCAGCGCGTATTGGTGCTGAGAAAACGTCGCAGAATCCAAATCATAAAGGCGATGAAGAGTACAACTATTTTATGGCTGTACACTTCCCTGATAACCAATTGCAGATTATCGACTATAACCGTGTGGTAACTGATTTGAATGGCTTATCGGAAATCGATTTTCTGGCAGAGCTTTCGAAAGGATTCGATGTAGAAAATATGGGAGCCGACATTTTTAAACCATCGGCATTGCACGAGTTTAGCCTTTACATGGCCGGAAGCTGGTATAAACTTACTGCCAAAGAAGGAACTTACGATGATTCAGACCCGATTGGGATTCTGGATGTAACCATCCTTTCCAACCAGGTGCTCGATCCGATTTTGGATATCAAAGATTTGCGTACTTCGAAACGTATCGACTTTGTAGGAGGAATACGTGGCTTGGAAGAGTTGAAACGCCGCGTGGACTCGGGTGAAATGAAAGCAGCTTTTGCTTTGTACCCTGTTTCAATGCAGCAATTAATAAACATTGCCGACAGCGGAAATATTATGCCGCCAAAAACCACCTGGTTCGAGCCAAAATTGCGTTCGGGTTTGGTGATTCATAAATTAGATTAAACATTAAAAGTCAAAGGATGTCATCTTTCAAAAAGATGACATCCTTACAGCATGACTAAAAAATAGTATATCCCGGTTTGTCAGTTGACGGATCGGGATTTTTTTATGTCAGTCATTCTTCAAACACCAAAATTTCCCTAACTTCAAAAGCTACTAATTATAAACTTGTACTTCGTTAAAGGTTGTTTAACCCCGTCCTTTAGGGCGGGGAATAATGTAGACAGAACCTAAAGGATTTATAAAGAATTTCGTACTTTGGGAGTTACAAAGTTCTTTATAAATCCGGATTTGTCGGACAGCATTATAGTCTCCGCCCTAAAGGACGGAGTTAGTTAGACGCCTTTGACGGGACTGAAAGAAAATAACAGCAATGGACATCGACAACATATCTCTTTCCACCATATACAAAAAGCGAAAAAACGACCGCGATATTTTCCAGGAACTAATGCCTACCAAGGTAAAAGAGGTACTCTTGGTGGCTACGCTT comes from uncultured Draconibacterium sp. and encodes:
- a CDS encoding DUF1015 family protein; amino-acid sequence: MAIIKPFKGLRPQKEIVEELACLPYDVMNSEEAAVMAEGKEKSLLRITKAEIECPGVEDIHSETVYNKAVENFKAFQDKGWLQSDADAKYYIYAQTMNGLTQYGIVGAAACADYENGIIKKHELTRPEKEEDRMVLTRYLNANIEPVFFAYKAVDEIDAIVESIVKSKAADYDFTAEDGFGHHFWTIDDAETNAKLEQLFEEKVPFTYVADGHHRTAAAARIGAEKTSQNPNHKGDEEYNYFMAVHFPDNQLQIIDYNRVVTDLNGLSEIDFLAELSKGFDVENMGADIFKPSALHEFSLYMAGSWYKLTAKEGTYDDSDPIGILDVTILSNQVLDPILDIKDLRTSKRIDFVGGIRGLEELKRRVDSGEMKAAFALYPVSMQQLINIADSGNIMPPKTTWFEPKLRSGLVIHKLD
- a CDS encoding four helix bundle protein; its protein translation is MKNYPHSNFFDFESLELYKKSLDFTDFVYDLIIRFPKEERFELGSQLNRAATSVSLNIAEGYGESIPLSLRYLRIVRGSIRECLACSTIAFRRNYIDEQNYMESRTYLTELSKLAAGYKKFLNRKLNK
- the gcvT gene encoding glycine cleavage system aminomethyltransferase GcvT; the protein is MKTTAFNSIHKKLGAKMVEFAGYEMPIEYSGIKDEHMTVRESVGVFDVSHMGEFWVKGPKALDLVAKITSNDPRILTQGQAQYSCFPNGKGGIVDDLLVYFYEPEKYMLVVNAANIEKDWNWVVQQNEEIGAELENASDDISQLAIQGPKASEVLQKLTDVNLSEIKFYTFVTDKFAGVDEVIISATGYTGAGGFELYFRNDVAEQIWEAIFEAGTEAGIKPVGLAARDTLRLEMGYCLYGNDIDDTTSPLEAGLGWITKFNNGRKFIDREFLTMQKTEGVTRRLRGFILTARGIPRHGYELVNSDGETIGEVTSGTMSPVLNKGIGMGYVAKEYSAFGTEIFVKIRNKVIPAEIVRLPFI
- the serC gene encoding 3-phosphoserine/phosphohydroxythreonine transaminase; amino-acid sequence: MKKHNFYAGPSILPEFTKEKTAEAAMNFAGTGLSVMEVSHRSKEFVAVMDEAVALVKELLKVPEGYSVLFLQGGASTQFLMAPYNLMDKKAAYLNTGAWSKKAIKEAKFFGEVVEVASSADTIYNYIPKGYEVPSDVSYFHYTSNNTIYGTQIRTPDVDVPLVADMSSDIFSRPIDVSKYDLIYAGAQKNLGPSGATLVIVKDAALGKVERPIPTMLDYTTHINAGSMFNTPSTLPVFACLQTLIWLKENGGVEAMEQKNIEKAKVLYDEIDRNKLFQCTVTAEEDRSLMNVTFVMTPEYAELEKEFLEFATAKGMLGIKGHRSVGGFRASIYNAMPVESIQALVDAMQEFEKMK
- a CDS encoding NAD(P)-dependent oxidoreductase, which gives rise to MRKILIATEKPFAPVAVKKIRKIFEKAGYELLLLEKYADKQELLEAIADVDAAIIRSDKFNEEVLNAGKKLKIVVRAGAGYDNVDLDAATANNIVVMNTPGQNSNAVAELAIGLAIMGLREMYSGKPGGEMRGRTLGLHGFGYVARNVFRIARAMGMKVIVYTRYSKGAAAAIGLKVTKSLEELYEKSDIVSIHVPARGEHIKSVSAEVLSHLQDGSILVNTARKEVINEPDLVKCMEEKPGIKYMSDLTPDCEAEFEEKFPGRFFFTPKKAGAQTAEANLNAGLAAARQIVDFFENGDTTHQVNKEK
- the clpB gene encoding ATP-dependent chaperone ClpB is translated as MNFNNFTIKSQEAIQQAFQIAQGNNQQAIETGHILRGVLHSAENVTEFLLKKLDVNVPIFKQALDQIIQSYPKVSGAEQYLSSGANQALQKALAMAQEMGDQYVSVEHILMALLEVKDNTSRLMKDNDISKKELKLAVEELRKGSKVDSQTAEDKFNSLNRFAINLNERARSGKLDPVIGRDDEIRRILQILSRRTKNNPILLGEPGTGKTAIAEGLAHRIVRGDVPENLKSKQVFSLDMGALVAGAKYKGEFEERLKAVVNEVVQSNDEVILFIDEIHTLVGAGKGEGAMDAANILKPALARGELRAVGATTLAEYQKYFEKDKALERRFQIVHVDEPDTLSAISILRGIKEKYENHHKVQIKDDAIIASVELSQRYISDRFLPDKAIDLMDEAAAKLRLEIDSVPEELDEIQRRVKQLEIEREAIKRENDTRKLNSLNEEISNLKEEQSQLRAKWQSEKSVIEAIQKKKEEIETYKFEAEQAERQGDYGRVAELRYGKVKEVEAEIEKLQAELEEMKKGENLIKEEVDTEDIAEVVARWTGIPVSKMLQSEREKLLHMEDELHNRVIGQDEAIVAISDAVRRSRAGLQDEKRPIGSFIFLGTTGVGKTELAKALAEYLFNDENMITRIDMSEYQEKFSVTRLIGSPPGYVGYDEGGQLTEAVRHKPYSVVLFDEIEKAHPDVFNVLLQVLDDGRLTDNKGRTVNFKNTIIIMTSNLGSQIIQQNYETMNDANEFQVLEQTRNQLLEMLRKTIRPEFLNRIDETIVFTPLSREAIKEIVRLQFEQIVKRLSTSELKIELSEKANEWLSGIGYDPHFGARPVKRVLQKYVLNELSKRILSGKVDKSKPIVIDFENDSLVFSN
- a CDS encoding Hpt domain-containing protein encodes the protein MDNTFQHINTSQLEALAGGDNAFIKEMAEIFLEQINEFVTNMSSYLKQKNWEKLAREAHTAKSSAMTFGMDDTGTLLKNIQLECEAGNLGDVPKMVADAIDQLQAAIPELKELL